The following are from one region of the Methyloversatilis discipulorum genome:
- a CDS encoding efflux RND transporter periplasmic adaptor subunit, whose translation MSIPHTRTALALVITALVATGGFAVMRAQADTPPAAAAAPAATPVEVAEVSRQTIIDWQDYSGRLEAVDRVEIRPLVSGTLTAVHFRDGARVKKGDVLFTIDPRPYAAEVERAQAQLAAAETRAGYTATELARGQRLAADNAIAKRDLDEKQNAAREAAAQVQAAQAALTAAKLNLEYTRITAPVSGRISRAEVTVGNIVAAGAGTTPLTTLVSMDRIYAAFDVDEQSFLKYVNPARAAGGEPVPVFLGLADEEGHSRRGTVASVDNRLDTSSGTIRVRAVFDNADGLLLPGLYARIRLGGGAPREAVLIDERAIGTDQDKRFVLVVDETNRTAYREVRLGARQSGLRIVENGLNAGERIVVSGLQRTRPGDTVAPKSVPMNRESLVGAPAQPARRAPNVKA comes from the coding sequence ATGTCCATCCCGCACACGCGCACCGCCCTCGCCCTCGTCATCACCGCACTGGTCGCCACCGGCGGCTTTGCCGTCATGCGCGCGCAAGCCGACACGCCGCCCGCCGCCGCGGCCGCGCCGGCCGCCACCCCGGTCGAAGTGGCCGAGGTCAGCCGCCAGACCATCATCGACTGGCAGGATTACTCAGGCCGGCTGGAGGCGGTGGATCGCGTCGAAATACGGCCGCTGGTGTCCGGCACGCTGACCGCCGTGCATTTCCGCGACGGCGCCCGCGTGAAGAAGGGCGACGTGCTGTTCACCATCGACCCGCGCCCTTATGCCGCTGAAGTCGAGCGCGCGCAGGCGCAGCTCGCCGCCGCCGAAACGCGTGCCGGCTACACCGCGACCGAACTGGCGCGCGGCCAGCGGCTGGCGGCCGACAACGCGATCGCGAAGCGCGATCTCGACGAGAAGCAGAACGCCGCGCGCGAAGCCGCCGCCCAGGTGCAGGCAGCGCAGGCCGCGCTGACCGCGGCGAAACTCAACCTCGAATACACGCGCATCACCGCGCCGGTGTCCGGCCGCATTTCGCGCGCCGAAGTGACCGTGGGCAATATCGTCGCCGCCGGCGCCGGCACCACGCCGCTGACCACGCTGGTGTCGATGGACAGGATCTACGCCGCCTTCGACGTGGACGAACAGAGCTTCCTGAAGTACGTGAATCCGGCCCGTGCCGCCGGCGGCGAGCCGGTGCCGGTCTTCCTCGGCCTGGCCGACGAAGAAGGCCACTCGCGCCGCGGCACCGTCGCCTCGGTCGACAACCGCCTCGACACCTCGTCCGGCACCATCCGCGTGCGCGCCGTTTTCGACAACGCCGACGGCCTGCTGCTGCCCGGCCTCTACGCGCGCATCCGGCTCGGCGGCGGCGCGCCGCGCGAAGCGGTGCTGATCGACGAACGCGCCATCGGCACCGACCAGGACAAGCGCTTCGTGCTGGTGGTCGACGAAACCAACCGCACCGCCTATCGCGAAGTGCGGCTCGGTGCGCGCCAGAGCGGCCTGCGCATCGTCGAGAACGGTCTCAACGCCGGCGAGCGCATCGTCGTCAGCGGCCTGCAGCGCACCCGCCCGGGCGACACCGTGGCACCGAAGAGCGTGCCGATGAACCGCGAAAGCCTGGTCGGTGCGCCCGCGCAGCCGGCCCGGCGTGCTCCGAACGTGAAGGCCTGA
- a CDS encoding DUF2784 domain-containing protein: MNFPSAYPLLADLVLLLHFAVVLFVVGGLLLVIVGNRLNWRRVNALSFRLAHLAAIGIVVAQAWLGQACPLTTLEMWLRRQAGEATYGASFIEHWVQRLLYYEAPSWVFTLAYSLFALLVAAAWWYFPPRRGR; encoded by the coding sequence ATGAATTTCCCGTCCGCCTACCCGCTGCTCGCCGATCTGGTGCTGCTGCTGCACTTCGCCGTCGTGCTGTTCGTCGTCGGCGGACTGCTGCTGGTGATCGTGGGCAACAGGCTGAACTGGCGCCGGGTCAACGCGCTGTCTTTCCGGCTGGCCCATCTGGCCGCCATCGGCATCGTCGTCGCGCAGGCCTGGCTTGGTCAGGCCTGTCCGCTGACCACGCTCGAAATGTGGCTGCGCCGGCAGGCGGGCGAAGCGACCTACGGTGCGAGTTTCATCGAGCACTGGGTGCAGCGGCTGCTCTATTACGAAGCGCCGTCCTGGGTGTTCACGCTCGCCTATTCGCTGTTCGCACTGCTGGTGGCGGCGGCATGGTGGTACTTCCCGCCGCGGCGAGGCAGATGA
- a CDS encoding triphosphoribosyl-dephospho-CoA synthase, giving the protein MLSTPAAAQLATLFERACRLDVEALKPGNVGLHGDGHRMQVDDFIASAQAAAAPLCRPDATVGERIEDAMRATWQAVGCNTNLGIVLGCAPIAHAALHRNSDETLRASLQRTLAGLTVIDASHAYAAIRLAHPAGIGERAEHDVAEAPVITLLEAMQLAAHRDSIASLYASGHALVFDHLLPKYVAARRRWCSEAWAATTVFMFCLALIPDTHIARKHGAETARSIREKGVQMYVRLEQCRDPVMMQDALMAWDAELKSVGINPGTSADLTVVTAFLADVLDWIEGRREEQQKKKF; this is encoded by the coding sequence ATGCTGAGCACACCGGCGGCCGCGCAGCTCGCCACCCTGTTCGAGCGCGCCTGCCGGCTCGACGTCGAAGCGCTCAAGCCGGGCAACGTCGGCCTGCACGGCGACGGTCACCGCATGCAGGTCGATGATTTCATCGCCAGCGCGCAGGCCGCGGCCGCACCACTGTGTCGCCCCGACGCCACAGTCGGCGAGCGCATCGAGGACGCGATGCGCGCCACCTGGCAGGCGGTCGGCTGCAACACCAATCTGGGCATCGTGCTCGGTTGTGCGCCGATCGCCCATGCCGCACTGCATCGAAACAGCGACGAAACGCTGCGCGCATCGCTGCAGCGCACACTGGCCGGGCTGACGGTCATCGACGCGTCACACGCGTATGCGGCAATCCGCCTGGCGCATCCGGCAGGCATCGGGGAACGCGCCGAGCACGACGTTGCCGAAGCTCCGGTGATCACGCTGCTCGAAGCGATGCAGCTGGCGGCGCACCGGGACAGCATCGCCTCGCTTTACGCAAGCGGTCATGCTCTTGTGTTCGATCACCTGCTGCCAAAGTATGTTGCAGCGCGTCGTCGATGGTGCAGTGAAGCATGGGCAGCGACCACAGTGTTCATGTTCTGTCTCGCATTGATTCCCGACACCCACATCGCGCGCAAACATGGTGCGGAAACGGCGCGCTCGATACGCGAAAAGGGCGTCCAGATGTACGTTCGGCTTGAACAATGTCGTGATCCGGTTATGATGCAAGACGCGCTGATGGCATGGGACGCAGAGCTCAAATCAGTCGGAATCAACCCCGGTACAAGCGCCGACCTGACCGTCGTGACGGCCTTCCTGGCCGACGTGCTCGACTGGATCGAAGGGCGGCGCGAAGAGCAGCAGAAGAAGAAGTTTTGA
- a CDS encoding alpha/beta hydrolase: MTLLYPDAHGTAAPHVRNIDIAGPHGRLPLRIYRPRSETLLPLVIYLHGGGFVGGSLDDADLPAHYIAATLPAVVVSVDYALAPAHPFPAAPEDAYAATLWAADNAATLGADAQRIAVAGDDAGGNLAASLAMIARDRQDVHIAVQVLIGPMLDPSMTRTGDAARLQSDLRAEDCADCYRQYLPQLSQRLHPYAAPLESCRQAGLPAAYIATAGRDLLHCEAEKYAAALITAGVHTQVERFAGITHAALPAHPPLLDGVVQFLRCRLGRADARHNDAQHAV; encoded by the coding sequence ATGACTCTGCTGTACCCGGACGCGCACGGCACCGCTGCACCGCACGTGCGCAACATCGACATTGCCGGCCCGCACGGCCGCCTGCCGCTGCGCATCTATCGGCCGCGCTCGGAAACCCTGCTGCCGCTGGTGATCTATCTGCACGGCGGCGGCTTCGTCGGCGGATCGCTGGACGACGCCGACCTGCCGGCGCACTACATCGCGGCGACGCTGCCTGCCGTCGTGGTATCGGTCGATTACGCGCTGGCGCCGGCACACCCGTTCCCGGCCGCGCCTGAGGACGCCTACGCGGCGACGCTGTGGGCCGCCGACAACGCGGCCACGCTCGGCGCCGACGCGCAGCGTATCGCGGTCGCCGGCGACGATGCCGGCGGCAACCTCGCCGCCAGCCTGGCAATGATCGCGCGCGACCGGCAGGACGTGCACATCGCGGTGCAGGTGCTGATCGGCCCGATGCTGGACCCGAGCATGACGCGCACCGGCGACGCCGCGCGTCTGCAGTCCGACCTGCGCGCCGAGGACTGCGCCGACTGCTACCGCCAGTATCTGCCGCAGCTGTCGCAGCGCCTGCACCCCTACGCCGCACCGCTGGAATCGTGCCGCCAGGCCGGTCTGCCGGCGGCCTATATCGCCACCGCGGGCCGCGACCTGCTGCATTGCGAAGCCGAGAAATATGCCGCGGCGCTGATCACCGCCGGCGTACACACCCAGGTCGAACGCTTCGCCGGCATCACGCACGCCGCCCTGCCCGCCCATCCGCCGCTGCTCGATGGCGTCGTCCAGTTCCTGCGCTGCCGGCTCGGCCGCGCGGACGCCCGTCACAACGACGCACAGCACGCCGTCTGA
- a CDS encoding ATP-grasp domain-containing protein: protein MNVQQADIAIVTDEPGWHGARLREAFRARGLLARYVSLGECHIDLQRGISGVVMPGFEQKLPQAVFVRGVAGGSLQQVVLRMDFLHYLGELGIPVYNHARAIEKSVDKAMTSVLLHRAGIPTPPTWVTEQEAEARAVLMREFAAGHDVLVKPLFGSQGEGIVRLKAGDLLPAAETLGNVWYMQRYSARSRDSVGEWSDWRVMVIDGRPVAAMLRRGKSWLNNVAQGGVCEAIPVSPDDALMRLAVDATCACSMDYAGIDILRDDHGELTVLEVNSIPAWKGLQGVTPLNIAQLLADDLLRRIPGAGVIAC from the coding sequence ATGAACGTGCAGCAGGCGGACATCGCCATCGTCACCGACGAGCCGGGCTGGCATGGCGCCCGGCTGCGCGAGGCCTTCCGCGCACGCGGCCTGCTCGCGCGCTACGTCAGCCTCGGTGAATGCCACATCGACCTTCAGCGCGGCATTTCCGGCGTCGTCATGCCGGGCTTCGAACAGAAGCTGCCGCAGGCGGTGTTCGTGCGCGGCGTGGCCGGCGGTTCGCTGCAGCAGGTCGTGCTGCGCATGGATTTCCTGCACTACCTGGGCGAGCTGGGCATCCCGGTCTACAACCACGCGCGCGCGATCGAGAAGAGCGTGGACAAGGCGATGACCAGCGTGCTGCTGCACCGCGCCGGCATCCCGACGCCGCCGACCTGGGTGACCGAACAGGAAGCCGAGGCGCGCGCGGTGCTGATGCGCGAATTCGCCGCCGGGCACGACGTGCTGGTGAAGCCGCTGTTCGGCTCGCAGGGTGAAGGCATCGTTCGGCTGAAGGCCGGCGACCTGCTGCCGGCGGCGGAAACGCTGGGCAATGTCTGGTACATGCAGCGCTACAGCGCGCGCTCGCGCGACAGCGTCGGCGAGTGGTCGGACTGGCGCGTCATGGTGATCGACGGCAGGCCGGTCGCCGCCATGCTGCGCCGCGGAAAGAGCTGGCTCAACAACGTCGCCCAGGGCGGCGTCTGCGAGGCGATACCGGTGTCGCCGGACGACGCGCTGATGCGCCTGGCCGTCGACGCCACCTGCGCCTGCAGCATGGACTACGCCGGCATCGACATCCTGCGCGACGACCACGGCGAGCTCACCGTGCTCGAGGTCAACAGCATTCCGGCCTGGAAGGGCCTGCAGGGCGTGACTCCGCTGAACATCGCGCAACTGCTGGCCGACGACCTGCTGCGCCGCATTCCGGGCGCTGGCGTGATCGCATGCTGA
- a CDS encoding ATP-grasp domain-containing protein: MSHWLIVAGSARALARSCVDAGWRCDVIDPFADCDTARLAHRLERGALSGDHFDQRLPPLVRSMAGGWCGIVAGSGFEAVPSMLDELDSIAPVFGNDATTVARCKAPMNLAETAHRAGVRCAEVDISGPVAGDDWLMKPIGGCGGIGVRAARAGEAIAEGWFAQRRIDGVPASVLFLADGHDARIVGVTRQYPGSVAGPYAWCEAVSDLPLSAAQQARLARDVAALTQQFGLRGLNGADLVFEGEHAVLIEINPRPTATMMLYEQRVAGGLFAAHVAACEGRLDEVGLLAGDEVHGLRVVYAPDTLRIGDDAAWPAWSADRPPAGNTTARAMPLCTVLATGRDGADVSRLLRQRERQLLDTPGLFAGQMTTTALS, from the coding sequence GTGTCGCACTGGCTCATCGTCGCTGGCAGCGCGCGTGCGCTCGCACGATCCTGCGTTGACGCCGGCTGGCGCTGCGACGTGATCGATCCATTCGCCGACTGCGACACCGCCCGCTTGGCGCATCGGCTGGAACGCGGCGCGCTGTCAGGCGATCACTTCGATCAGCGGCTGCCGCCACTGGTCCGCTCGATGGCCGGCGGCTGGTGCGGCATCGTCGCCGGTTCGGGTTTCGAAGCCGTCCCGTCAATGCTCGACGAGCTGGATTCGATCGCACCGGTATTCGGCAACGACGCCACCACGGTCGCCCGCTGCAAGGCGCCGATGAATCTCGCGGAGACGGCGCACCGGGCCGGTGTTCGCTGCGCAGAGGTCGACATCTCGGGCCCGGTGGCCGGCGACGACTGGCTGATGAAGCCGATAGGCGGCTGTGGCGGAATCGGCGTGCGTGCCGCGCGGGCCGGCGAGGCGATCGCCGAGGGCTGGTTCGCACAGCGCCGCATCGACGGCGTGCCAGCCTCGGTGCTGTTTCTCGCCGATGGTCACGACGCACGCATCGTCGGCGTCACACGCCAGTATCCGGGCAGCGTGGCCGGTCCCTACGCCTGGTGCGAAGCAGTCAGCGACCTGCCGCTGAGTGCCGCGCAGCAGGCGCGGCTGGCGCGCGATGTCGCTGCGCTAACGCAGCAGTTCGGTCTGCGCGGTCTGAATGGCGCAGATCTGGTATTCGAAGGCGAGCACGCGGTGCTGATAGAGATCAATCCACGGCCTACCGCAACGATGATGCTGTACGAACAACGCGTGGCTGGCGGCCTGTTCGCCGCCCACGTAGCGGCCTGCGAAGGCCGGCTCGACGAGGTCGGACTGCTGGCCGGCGACGAGGTGCACGGACTGCGCGTGGTGTATGCGCCAGACACGCTGCGGATCGGCGACGATGCTGCCTGGCCGGCATGGAGTGCCGACCGGCCGCCGGCCGGCAACACGACGGCGCGCGCGATGCCGCTCTGCACGGTGCTTGCCACCGGTCGCGACGGCGCCGACGTGAGCCGGCTGCTGCGGCAGCGCGAACGACAACTTCTGGACACGCCCGGCCTTTTCGCCGGACAGATGACGACAACAGCCCTTTCCTGA
- a CDS encoding LysR family transcriptional regulator, translating to MDRFQAMQVFTRVVDSNSFTRAADSLGLPRATVTTAVQNLENLLQVRLLNRTTRRISLTPDGAAYYERCARILADLEEAESSFREVARGPKGRLRIDVPAPVGRLVLIPRMCEFHSRYPDIELAIGMGDRPVDLVRESVDCVIRIGELQDSTLVARRIGTMETVTCASPDYIERHGEPVALADLQQHRAVHYFSSRTGRIYDLDFVVEGEVTEVKVPGKVSVNDADAYVTCGLQGFGIIQPPRFMVQAHLQSGALREVLPQWQPSPMPISVVYLQNRHLSPKVRAFVDWAAELFGRCPILGGCDQACSKAEPKDGDMRQAILGLQAVEAGSY from the coding sequence ATGGATCGTTTCCAGGCCATGCAGGTGTTCACCCGCGTCGTCGATTCCAACAGCTTCACGCGTGCCGCCGACAGCCTCGGGCTGCCGCGTGCCACCGTCACCACCGCGGTGCAGAACCTGGAGAACCTGCTGCAGGTGCGCCTGCTCAACCGCACGACCCGGCGCATCAGCCTGACGCCGGACGGTGCGGCCTACTACGAGCGCTGCGCGCGCATCCTGGCCGACCTCGAGGAGGCCGAATCGTCCTTCCGCGAGGTCGCCCGCGGGCCCAAGGGTCGCCTGCGCATCGACGTGCCGGCGCCGGTGGGGCGGCTGGTGTTGATTCCGCGCATGTGCGAATTCCACAGCCGCTATCCGGACATCGAACTGGCCATCGGCATGGGCGACCGTCCGGTCGATCTGGTGCGCGAAAGCGTCGACTGCGTCATCCGCATCGGCGAACTGCAGGACTCGACGCTGGTCGCGCGACGCATCGGCACGATGGAAACCGTCACCTGCGCGTCGCCCGATTACATCGAACGTCACGGCGAGCCGGTCGCGCTGGCCGATCTGCAGCAGCATCGCGCGGTGCATTACTTCTCCAGTCGCACCGGTCGTATCTACGACCTCGATTTCGTCGTCGAGGGCGAGGTGACCGAAGTCAAGGTGCCGGGCAAGGTGTCGGTGAACGACGCTGACGCCTACGTCACCTGCGGTCTGCAGGGTTTCGGCATCATCCAGCCGCCGCGCTTCATGGTGCAGGCTCATCTGCAGTCGGGCGCCTTGCGCGAAGTGCTGCCGCAGTGGCAGCCGTCACCGATGCCGATATCGGTGGTCTATCTGCAGAACCGTCACCTGTCGCCCAAGGTGCGCGCCTTCGTCGACTGGGCGGCCGAACTGTTCGGGCGCTGCCCGATACTGGGCGGCTGCGACCAGGCCTGCAGCAAGGCCGAGCCGAAGGACGGCGACATGCGTCAGGCGATACTGGGCCTGCAGGCGGTCGAGGCCGGCAGCTACTGA
- the fae gene encoding formaldehyde-activating enzyme, producing MAKINGLCVGESLVGDGNEVAHIDLIMGPRGSAAEAAFANALVNNKDGFTSLLAVVAPNLVCKPATVMFNKVTIKGAKQAVQMFGPAQRGVAMAVADSVADGTIPADEADNLFICVGVFIHWLADDDAKIQDFNYRAVKESIARAVAGTPTAAEVVAKKGSAAHPFAAN from the coding sequence ATGGCGAAGATTAACGGTCTGTGTGTTGGCGAATCCCTGGTTGGTGACGGCAACGAAGTTGCTCACATCGATCTGATCATGGGCCCGCGTGGCAGCGCCGCCGAAGCCGCGTTCGCAAACGCACTGGTCAACAACAAGGACGGCTTCACGTCCCTGCTGGCCGTTGTCGCTCCGAACCTGGTCTGCAAGCCGGCCACCGTCATGTTCAACAAGGTCACCATCAAGGGCGCCAAGCAAGCCGTCCAGATGTTTGGCCCGGCACAGCGCGGCGTTGCAATGGCCGTGGCTGACAGCGTTGCTGACGGCACGATCCCGGCTGACGAAGCCGACAACCTGTTCATCTGCGTTGGCGTGTTCATCCACTGGCTGGCCGACGACGACGCGAAGATCCAGGACTTCAACTACCGCGCTGTCAAGGAATCGATCGCCCGTGCAGTTGCCGGCACCCCGACCGCTGCTGAAGTGGTTGCCAAGAAGGGTTCCGCTGCTCACCCGTTCGCCGCCAACTAA
- a CDS encoding MFS transporter, whose amino-acid sequence MTPVQPAPKAGRREWTGLAVIALPCLVYAMDLTVLNLALPAISTDLAPSAAQMLWIIDIYGFMVAGLLITMGTLGDRIGRRRLLLAGAAAFALTSVLAAFASSPGTLIAARALLGVAGATLAPSTLSLIRNMFHDEHERQFAIGIWITAFSVGSALGPLIGGVMLQYFWWGSTFLLAVPVMALLLLLGPSLLPEYRDEHAGRIDLPSVALSLSAVLSTIYGLKHAATLGPDAPALVALLAGVSLGVLFVRRQRSIAYPLLDVALFRRPAFSATVAAYALSCLAMFGVYIFIAQHLQLVLGLSPLEAGVAILPWSLGFVFGSLLSPRLARHVSAVSILVWGMAITAVGFALLTLIDGPHGLAVLVAATVVMSLGMAPVFTIGNDIIVSSAPPERAGAAAALSETSAEFSGALGIALFGSLGTLIYRHLLTGSMPADLPAALSTGALSTIGGAVAAAAQLPAPAGAALLSAAHVAFTDALQFTAACGAVLVAGASLLVARILRAPAKTAAGADAR is encoded by the coding sequence ATGACTCCAGTTCAACCCGCCCCGAAAGCCGGCCGCCGAGAATGGACAGGCCTGGCCGTGATCGCCCTGCCCTGTCTGGTCTATGCGATGGACCTGACGGTGCTCAATCTCGCGCTGCCGGCGATCAGCACCGACCTCGCACCCAGTGCGGCGCAGATGCTGTGGATCATCGACATCTACGGCTTCATGGTGGCCGGCCTGCTGATCACGATGGGCACGCTGGGCGACCGCATCGGCCGCCGGCGCCTGCTGCTGGCCGGTGCGGCCGCCTTTGCGCTGACCTCTGTGCTGGCCGCCTTCGCCAGCAGCCCCGGCACGCTGATCGCGGCACGCGCCCTGCTCGGCGTGGCCGGAGCGACGCTGGCGCCGTCCACGCTTTCGCTGATCCGCAACATGTTCCATGACGAGCACGAGCGGCAGTTCGCGATCGGCATCTGGATCACCGCCTTCTCGGTCGGCAGTGCACTCGGTCCGCTGATCGGCGGCGTCATGCTGCAGTACTTCTGGTGGGGCTCGACCTTCCTGCTGGCGGTGCCGGTGATGGCACTGCTCCTGCTGCTCGGCCCCTCGCTGCTGCCGGAGTATCGCGACGAGCACGCGGGCCGCATCGACCTGCCCAGCGTGGCACTGTCGCTGTCCGCTGTGCTGAGCACGATCTACGGTCTGAAGCACGCGGCGACGCTCGGGCCCGATGCGCCGGCGCTGGTCGCCTTGCTGGCGGGCGTGAGCCTGGGCGTGCTGTTCGTGCGGCGTCAGCGGAGCATCGCCTACCCGCTGCTCGACGTCGCACTGTTCCGCCGCCCTGCCTTCAGCGCCACGGTGGCCGCCTACGCGCTGTCCTGCCTGGCGATGTTCGGCGTCTACATCTTCATCGCCCAGCACCTGCAACTGGTGCTCGGCCTGTCGCCGCTGGAAGCGGGCGTCGCCATCCTGCCGTGGTCACTCGGCTTCGTGTTCGGTTCGCTGCTGTCGCCGCGACTGGCGCGGCACGTGTCGGCGGTGTCGATACTGGTGTGGGGCATGGCGATCACCGCCGTCGGCTTCGCACTGCTGACGCTGATCGATGGCCCGCACGGCCTCGCCGTGCTGGTCGCCGCCACTGTCGTGATGAGTCTGGGCATGGCGCCGGTATTCACGATAGGCAATGACATCATCGTCAGTTCGGCGCCGCCGGAACGCGCTGGCGCGGCCGCTGCGCTGTCGGAAACCAGCGCCGAGTTCAGCGGCGCGCTGGGCATCGCGCTGTTCGGCAGCCTGGGCACGCTGATCTACCGTCACCTGCTGACCGGAAGCATGCCAGCTGACTTGCCGGCGGCGTTGTCGACCGGAGCCCTGTCAACGATAGGCGGTGCGGTCGCTGCCGCCGCACAGTTGCCCGCGCCAGCCGGCGCCGCGCTGCTCTCGGCCGCACACGTCGCGTTCACCGACGCGCTGCAGTTCACCGCCGCCTGCGGCGCGGTGCTGGTGGCGGGCGCCAGTCTGCTCGTCGCACGCATCCTGCGCGCACCGGCGAAAACCGCCGCCGGAGCCGACGCGCGCTGA
- the mch gene encoding methenyltetrahydromethanopterin cyclohydrolase has protein sequence MSNPEHGPVLTGAQPSVGKHVMALVEGLVRDADALRIKVEPLPGGGRVIDAGINVPGGIEAGRRITEICMGGLGTATFNTREAHWPLIINVHSTHPVVACLASQYAGWSLSHGEGKEAFHALGSGPGRALAVKEPLYKELGYKDDAKHAVLVLEVDRQPPAEVLAKIRRDCNVPDDGVTLILTPTRSLAGTVQVVGRVLEVALHKVHALGFPLQHIVDGSASAPIAPPAPDFLNAMGRTNDAILFGGVAQLYVDCEDDAAADLAQKLPSSASRDYGRPFAEVFKEVKYDFYKIDPMLFAPARVVVSNLRTGKSFRAGQINTELLAKSFGEGK, from the coding sequence ATGAGCAACCCTGAACACGGCCCGGTGCTGACCGGCGCACAGCCCAGCGTGGGCAAGCATGTGATGGCCCTGGTCGAGGGTCTGGTGCGCGACGCCGACGCGCTGCGCATCAAGGTCGAGCCGCTGCCCGGTGGCGGCCGCGTCATCGACGCCGGCATCAACGTGCCGGGCGGCATCGAAGCCGGCCGCCGCATCACCGAAATCTGCATGGGTGGTCTCGGCACCGCCACCTTCAACACGCGCGAAGCGCACTGGCCGCTCATCATCAACGTGCACTCCACGCACCCGGTCGTCGCCTGTCTGGCCAGCCAGTACGCCGGCTGGAGCCTGTCGCACGGCGAAGGCAAGGAGGCCTTCCACGCACTGGGTTCCGGTCCGGGCCGTGCGCTGGCGGTGAAGGAACCGCTGTACAAGGAACTGGGCTACAAGGACGACGCGAAGCACGCCGTGCTGGTGCTCGAAGTCGACCGCCAGCCGCCGGCCGAGGTACTGGCCAAGATCCGCCGTGACTGCAATGTGCCGGACGATGGCGTGACGCTCATCCTGACACCGACACGCAGTCTCGCCGGCACGGTGCAGGTGGTCGGCCGCGTGCTCGAAGTGGCGCTGCACAAGGTGCACGCGCTCGGCTTCCCGCTGCAGCACATCGTCGACGGCTCGGCCAGCGCACCGATCGCACCGCCGGCGCCCGACTTCCTGAACGCGATGGGCCGCACCAACGACGCCATCCTGTTCGGCGGCGTCGCCCAGCTCTACGTCGATTGCGAAGACGACGCGGCGGCCGATCTGGCGCAGAAGCTGCCGTCGTCGGCCTCGCGCGACTACGGCCGTCCGTTCGCCGAAGTGTTCAAGGAAGTGAAGTACGACTTCTACAAGATCGACCCGATGCTGTTCGCACCGGCCCGCGTGGTGGTGAGCAATCTGCGCACCGGCAAGAGCTTCCGCGCCGGCCAGATCAATACCGAACTGCTGGCCAAGTCCTTCGGCGAGGGCAAGTAA
- a CDS encoding haloacid dehalogenase type II — protein sequence MKDVKAVVFDVFGTLVDWRTSIARELQAVFGDRADAWALADAWRAEYQPAMEEVRAGRIPFCKLDRLHRRNLDIVLARAGLDDCDEATRVALNLAWHRLDAWPDVAAGLQMLRRDYRIAPCSNGHIALMVNLARRNGFVWDAVLGAEVARDYKPRPVVYLAAADAFDLAPAQTLMVAAHSSDLAAAAAAGLRTAFLARPDEFGAGRGESAAAVPVDLAVASVPELAQALAALR from the coding sequence ATGAAGGACGTGAAGGCGGTGGTGTTCGACGTGTTCGGCACGCTGGTGGACTGGCGCACTTCGATCGCGCGCGAACTGCAGGCGGTGTTCGGCGACCGCGCCGATGCCTGGGCGCTTGCCGATGCCTGGCGGGCCGAGTACCAGCCGGCGATGGAGGAGGTGCGCGCCGGGCGTATTCCGTTCTGCAAGCTCGACCGCTTGCATCGGCGCAACCTCGACATCGTGCTCGCCCGCGCCGGTCTGGACGACTGCGACGAGGCGACGCGCGTCGCGCTCAACCTCGCCTGGCACCGCCTCGATGCCTGGCCGGACGTGGCGGCCGGTCTGCAGATGCTGCGTCGTGATTACCGGATCGCGCCATGTTCGAACGGACATATCGCGCTGATGGTGAATCTGGCGCGGCGCAACGGCTTCGTCTGGGACGCGGTGCTGGGCGCCGAAGTGGCACGCGACTACAAGCCGCGACCGGTGGTGTATCTGGCGGCGGCCGACGCTTTCGATCTGGCACCGGCGCAGACGCTGATGGTTGCCGCGCATTCGTCCGATCTGGCTGCGGCGGCGGCAGCCGGTCTGCGTACAGCCTTTCTTGCGCGGCCGGACGAGTTCGGCGCGGGGCGGGGCGAATCAGCGGCGGCGGTTCCGGTCGACCTTGCTGTCGCCAGCGTGCCCGAACTGGCGCAGGCGCTGGCCGCACTGCGCTGA